One stretch of Eupeodes corollae chromosome 2, idEupCoro1.1, whole genome shotgun sequence DNA includes these proteins:
- the LOC129946211 gene encoding DEAD-box helicase Dbp80 gives MSDWAKKAEDQEISNLVDKLDIKKKDVDPVPEETKTAQPAPQEEQADIVSPAEASLLLKIIRKGLVESKLDLEVQRKDPTSPLHSVKTFEALHLKPELLKGIYAMGFNAPSKIQETALPTLLADPPQNMIAQSQSGTGKTAAFVLAMLSRVDTKLEYPQVLCLSPTYELAIQTGEVAARMAQYCPEIKLKFAVRGEEVPHNTKLNDHIIIGTPGKILDWGIKYKFFDLKKIRVFVLDEADVMIATQGHHDQCIRIHKQLSPKCQMLFFSATYEKDVMDFAQHIVKDPTIIRLLREQESLDNIKQYYVKCKNEDEKYQAIQNIYGGITIGQAIIFCHTRKAAGWLAGKMSQDGHSVAVLSGDLTVEQRLAVLDRFRAGLEKVLITTNVLSRGIDVEQVTIVVNFDLPMDIKGNADCETYLHRIGRTGRFGKNGIAINLIDSDKAMANCRTIEAHFQKKIEFLNAENSDEIEKIAT, from the exons ATGTCTGATTGGGCTAAAAAAGCGGAGGATCAAGAAATCTCTAATTTG GTCGACAAATTAgacataaaaaagaaagatgttGATCCAGTTCCAGAGGAAACTAAAACCGCTCAACCAGCTCCTCAAGAAGAGCAAGCCGACATTGTAAG CCCCGCTGAAGcgagtttacttttgaaaatcataCGAAAGGGATTAGTGGAGTCTAAGTTAGACTTGGAAGTTCAGCGAAAAGATCCAACATCGCCATTGCATTCTGTTAAGACGTTCGAAGCCTTGCATTT AAAACCGGAGTTACTTAAAGGTATCTATGCTATGGGTTTCAATGCGCCATCAAAAATACAAGAAACAGCTCTGCCGACACTGCTCGCCGATCCCCCGCAAAACATGATTGCTCAAAGTCAGTCAGGAACAGGAAAAACGGCTGCTTTCGTTTTAGCAATGTTAAGCCGAGTTGATACAAAACTCGAATATCCCCAG GTTCTTTGTTTATCGCCTACATATGAGCTTGCAATACAAACTGGTGAAGTAGCCGCTCGAATGGCACAATATTGTCCGGAAATCAAATTAAAGTTCGCAGTTAGAGGAGAAGAAG ttcCTCATAATACAAAGCTAAATGACCACATAATTATTGGAACTCCTGGAAAAATTCTCGATTGgggaattaaatataaatttttcgatttgaaaaaaatacgtgTTTTCGTTTTGGATGAGGCTGATGTTATGATTGCCACCCAGGGTCATCATGATCAATGTATTCGGATTCATAA GCAGTTATCTCCAAAATGTCAAATGCTTTTCTTTTCGGCAACATACGAAAAAGATGTAATGGATTTCGCGCAGCATATTGTAAAGGATCCAACTATTATACG ATTATTAAGAGAGCAAGAGTCTTTGGACAACATCAAACAATACTACGTGAAATGTAAAAACGAAGACGAAAAATATCAAgctattcaaaacatttatggTGGCATAACTATTGGCCAAGCTATAATATTTTGCCac ACGAGAAAAGCAGCTGGTTGGCTCGCTGGTAAAATGTCACAAGATGGTCACTCTGTTGCAGTTCTTTCTGGAGATCTAACTGTCGAACAACGATTAGCTGTTCTCGATAGATTCAGAGCTGGCTTAGAGAAAGTTCTTATCACAACAAATGTGCTGTCAAGAG gTATTGATGTCGAGCAAGTGACAATTGTTGTCAATTTCGATTTACCAATGGACATCAAGGGCAACGCAGACTGTGAGACTTATCTACATCGTATTGGAAGAACAGGTCGCTTTG gCAAAAATGGAATTGCTATCAACCTTATAGATAGTGACAAAGCAATGGCCAATTGTCGCACTATTGAAGCACATTTCCAAAAGAAAATAGAGTTCCTTAATGCAGAGAATTCTGATGAAATCGAGAAGATTGCTACTTAA